A window of Brevibacterium ihuae contains these coding sequences:
- the nrdH gene encoding glutaredoxin-like protein NrdH → MITVYTKPACVQCTATFRSLDAKGVEYRAVDLSVDPNALDVVKAMGYMQAPVVVTADDHWSGFRPDKIATLGTGQGAASAIA, encoded by the coding sequence ATGATCACCGTGTACACCAAGCCGGCCTGCGTGCAGTGCACCGCCACCTTCCGCTCCCTCGATGCCAAGGGCGTGGAGTACCGGGCCGTCGACCTCAGCGTCGACCCGAACGCTCTGGACGTGGTCAAGGCCATGGGTTACATGCAGGCACCCGTCGTCGTCACCGCCGACGACCACTGGTCGGGCTTCCGCCCGGACAAGATCGCGACCCTCGGCACGGGACAGGGCGCGGCCTCCGCCATCGCATGA
- the nrdI gene encoding class Ib ribonucleoside-diphosphate reductase assembly flavoprotein NrdI yields MLVVYYSSGSEYTHRFAGKLRHPVLRLPLLTRSETLHVDEPFVLITPTYGAGPNRGSVPRQIIKFLNVKANRDNLVGVIGAGNTNFGENYCKAAHIVARKCQVPVLYRFELLGTDDDVDSVDEGLDSLCQRLRTTAI; encoded by the coding sequence ATGCTCGTCGTCTACTACTCGAGCGGCTCGGAGTACACGCACCGGTTCGCCGGCAAGCTCCGGCACCCGGTCCTCCGGCTGCCGCTGCTGACGCGGTCGGAGACGCTCCACGTCGACGAGCCGTTCGTGCTCATCACTCCCACCTACGGCGCCGGCCCCAACCGGGGGTCGGTGCCCAGGCAGATCATCAAGTTCCTCAACGTCAAGGCCAACCGTGACAATCTCGTCGGGGTCATCGGGGCCGGGAACACGAACTTCGGCGAGAACTACTGCAAGGCGGCCCACATCGTGGCCCGCAAGTGCCAGGTGCCGGTGCTGTACCGGTTCGAGCTCCTCGGCACCGACGACGATGTCGACTCCGTCGACGAAGGATTGGACTCACTGTGTCAACGACTACGCACGACCGCGATCTAG